AGCCGCATGCGATCCTGTTCGCGCAGCGCACGCCACGCAAGATACGGCGAGCCGGGATAGAAGCGCAACGCGCCGTCCGGATTCAGCGCCTTCACTTCATCGACGTAATCGGCAAGAAGCGGCGGCAAGTCCGTACGATCCCACAATCGCGCAATGCCCGATTCGTACTCCGCGTTCTTAGCCGCAAAGCCTTCGGTGAGCGAATACACACCTGCGCCCGAATGCGTGTCGATATACCAGTATGATTTGTCCTTCAATCCGAGATAACGGAGCATCTCAACGACGATAGCGTGCTTCAGCACGTCGGCGTGATTGCCCGCGTGGAAGGCGTGACGGTAACTGAGCATGACAAGTGGCCCGCAAAGGCGATGAAAAGCGAAAGCGATCAATTGTAGCGGAGCATGTGGACGCGGCCATTCCATTCCGCCTCGCCGCGGCGCACTGCTACGTTCGTGCACAATAGCCGCTCCCGGCCGTGCGGAATAGCTGGCCAAACGGCCTAGGCGATTCTTGCGAATGCGCTTTAATCATTCCTATGCCGAACGGCCAGCTTGATGCCCGCATCGACCGCATGGTGTCATTCAGTCATCCGACAGGAGGGTGGTATGTCACAGAACGGTAAGCTCGACGGCAAGACGGCAGTGGTCACGGGCGCGGCAAGCGGTATCGGCCGTGCGATCGCGTTCACTCTTGCAAACGCGGGGGCGGCCGTCGCCATCGCGGACCTTAACCAGGCGGGCGCGGATGCCGTCGCGGAAGAAATCCGCGCAAAAGGCGGCAAGGCTACCGGCATCGCCATGGACGTGACCGATGAAGCGGCGGTGGATCACGGCATCGATCGCGTGGCGAGCGAGTTCGGCGCGATAGACATACTCGTCTCGAATGCCGGTATCCAGATCGTCAATCCGATCGAAAATTACTCCTACGCGGACTGGAAGAAGATGATGGCCATCCACGTCGACGGCGCCTTTCTCACTACGCGCGCGGCGCTCAGGCACATGTACAAGGAGGATCGCGGCGGCGTGGTCGTTTATATGGGATCGGTGCACTCGCACGAAGCGTCGCCGCTGAAGTCGGCTTACGTGACCGCCAAACACGGTTTGCTTGGCCTCGCGCGCGTGCTCGCGAAGGAAGGCGCGAAGCACAACGTGCGCTCGCACGTCGTCTGTCCGGGCTTCGTGCGCACGCCGCTCGTCGACAAGCAGATTCCCGAGCAGGCCAAGGAACTCTGTATCAGCGAAGAAGAGGTGGTGAAGCGCGTCATGCTAGGCGGGACAGTGGACGGCGTATTCACGACGGTCGAGGACGTCGCGCAAACGGTGCTGTTCTTGTCCGCGTTCGAAACGGCGGCTCTGACGGGTCAATCGTTCGTCGTGAGCCACGGCTGGTACATGCAGTAAGGGACGACGCGCATGTCAGAAATTGACGACAACGAAGCGCTGCAGCACGAGCGCAAGCACGAGGAAGCGCCCCCGACGCAGCGGCGCATCAGCTTGCCGCCTTACGAGACCATTGCGCTGATGCTTCAGGGAGGCGGGGCGCTCGGCGCCTATCAGGCAGGCGTCTACGAAGGGTTGCACGAAGCGGATATCCACCCGAACTGGATCGCCGGCATATCGATTGGCGCGTTCAACACAGCGATCATCGCCGGCAATGCGCCGGAACACCGCGTCGAGCGGTTGCGCGAATTCTGGGAAACCATCTGTCAGCCGGCGTTTGGCTTTCCGTTGCCCGCGTTTGTGGAGCGTGCGTTCTTCGACTCCGCCGACGTCATCCGCAAAGCCTTCACCGCGTTGCAGGCGGTCGACGCGCTCGTGGAAGGGCAAAAGGGCTTCTTCGTGCCGCGTTTTCCGCCGCCGTCGCCAGTCGCAGCCGGCTCGCCGCAGACGGCGAGCTATTACGACACCACGCCGCTCAAGGCCACGCTGGAACGCCTCTGCGACTTCGACCGCATCAATTCACGCGAGACGCGCGTGTCGGTCGGTGCGGTGAACGTCGCCACGGGCAACTTCGCCTATTTCGACAACACGCGAACGAGGCTGCGCGCGGAGCACTTCCTTGCGTCGGGCGCGCTGCCGCCCGGTTTCGCCGCAGTCGAGATCGACGGACAGTTCTACTGGGACGGCGGGCTGATGTCGAACACACCGTTGTACGAGGTCGCGCAAGCCACGCCGCGCCGCGACACGCTCGCGTTTCAGGTCGATCTCTGGAGCGCACGCGGGCCGGTGCCGGACAACGTCGTCGACGTGATGGGCCGCGTCAAGGACGTGCAGTATTCGAGCCGCACGCGCCTCGTGACCGACGACATGCAACGTGCACAGCGATACCGCAACGTGCTGAAGCACGTTCTCGACCTCGTGCCAGAAGAGCTTCGCGACACCGACGAATGGTGCCGCCGCGCCGCCGAACTCGCCTGTTCGAAGCGTTACAACATCATCCACCTGATCTATCAGCAGAAGGAATACGAGGGGCAATACAAGGACTATCAGTTCGGCTTCTCCACGATGCGAGAGCATTGGGAAACCGGACTCGCCGATATCCGCCGCACGCTCGCTCACCGCGACTGGCTTGATATGCCGAACGGCAAAAGCGGCTTCGTCACGCACGACATTCACCGCGAGAGGGGCTAGGCCGCGCGCGAGGGCGCGTCCCGGCGCGTTCGTACTAGCCTTTGTATAATCCGAGCGCGTTGCAACGCACTGTCTAACTTCCATCTTCTCGTCCGCGGCCTGATGAATTCGATCGCCATCTGCTTCGTCTGTCTCGGCAACATTTGCCGGTCGCCCAGCGCGGAAGCGGTCATGCGCGAAATGGTCGAGCGGGCGAGACTGGCGGACCGGATCATCATCGATTCGGCGGGCACGGGAGACTGGCACATCGGTCAGCCGCCGGACGAACGCGCCCAGCGGGCGGCGAAAAAGCGCGGATACGACTTGTCGACGCTGCGAGGGCGTCAGGTGGCGGCGGAAGACTTCGCCCGCTTCGATCTGTTCATCGTGATGGACGACGCCAACGCGGCCGCGCTCGCTTCGGTCTGTCCGCCGCAGTACCGCGACAAGATCCGGCTCCTGATGGAATTTGCGTCGCGCGACGACAGCCGCGTAGTCGCCGACCCGTATTTCGGCGGGGACGACGGCTTCGAGCGCGTGCTGGATCAATGCGAAGACGCCTGCGAAGGCCTGCTCAACGCCTTACGCGCGCAGTTGCGGTCGTAGCGACCGGGCGCCCGTCGGACGGCGCAAAGATCGATTAAATCGTTACATATTCCGCCCAGATACTTGACTAAAACTGTGGGATATTTATACTTGATCAAAATCATCGAGTATTAGCGTTAGCCCCCAATTATGAGACTCACCACGAAAGGCCGTTTCGCCGTCACGGCGATGATCGACCTGGCGTTGCGCCAGGAGCAGGGCCCGGTGACGCTGGCAGGCATCAGTCAGCGCCAGCGCATCTCGCTTTCCTATCTCGAACAACTGTTCGGCAAGCTGCGCCGGCACGAGATCGTCGAATCGGTGCGCGGTCCGGGCGGCGGGTACAACCTCGCGCGTCGGGCGGAAAACGTCACGGTGGCGGACATCATCATCGCGGTGGACGAGCCGATCGACGCCACGCAGTGCGGCGGCAAGGGCACGTGCGAAGGCACGAAGCAGCACGACGGCCACTGCATGACGCATGAACTTTGGGCGACGCTCAATCAGAAGATGGTCGAGTACCTCGATTCCGTCTCGCTGAAGGATCTGGTCGACCAGCAGCGCGCCCGCGAAGGCTCGGCAGCGGTGCTGCGCGACCGGCGCGCGGAACCGGCGGGCGTCGAGGCGGCGCGAGTCGTGCCCAAGGGTCCGAATTCCATTTTCAATCTGGCTGGCTGACCGCGCCCGGCCGCCGCAAACCGCAGAACGTACTGCAACGCGGCTAAAGGCGACTCAGCCAAGCGATTTGACCGATTTTCCCGGAGCGACTGATGAACAACGATATCCCCCACCTGCCCATTTACATGGACTACAGCGCGACGACGCCGATCGATCCGCGCGTGGTGGACAAGATGATCCCGTATCTTCGCGAGCAGTTCGGCAATCCGGCCTCGCGTAGCCACCAGTACGGCTGGGACGCGGAGCGTGCGGTCGAGGAAGCGCGCGAGCAGGTCGCCGCGCTGGTGAATGCCGATCCGCGCGAAATCATCTGGACGTCGGGCGCGACGGAATCGGATAACCTGGCCATCAAGGGCGCGGCGCATTTTTATAAGAGCAAGGGCAAGCACATCATCACGGTGAAGACCGAGCACAAAGCTGTGCTCGACACCTGCCGCGAGCTGGAGCGCGAAGGCTACGAAGTCACGTATCTGGACGTGAAGGAAGACGGCCTGATCGACCTCGAAACGTTTAAGGCGGCGATCCGCCCGGACACGATCCTCGTTTCCGTGATGAGCGTGAACAACGAAATCGGCGTGATTCAGGACATCGAGGCGATCGGTGAGATCACGCGCGAGAAGGGCATCATTTTCCACGTCGATGCTGCGCAGGCCACCGGCAAGATTCAGATCGATCTGCAAAAGCTGAAGGTCGATCTCATGTCGTTCTCGGCGCACAAGACGTATGGTCCGAAGGGCATCGGCGCGCTGTATGTCCGCCGCAAGCCGCGCGTGCGCATCGAAGCGCAGATGCACGGCGGCGGCCACGAGCGCGGCATGCGTTCGGGCACGCTCGCGACGCATCAGATCGTCGGCATGGGTGAGGCGTTCCGCATCGCGCGCGAAGAAATGGCGACCGAGAACGAGCGCATTCGTA
This Caballeronia sp. LZ062 DNA region includes the following protein-coding sequences:
- a CDS encoding 3-hydroxybutyrate dehydrogenase, whose amino-acid sequence is MSQNGKLDGKTAVVTGAASGIGRAIAFTLANAGAAVAIADLNQAGADAVAEEIRAKGGKATGIAMDVTDEAAVDHGIDRVASEFGAIDILVSNAGIQIVNPIENYSYADWKKMMAIHVDGAFLTTRAALRHMYKEDRGGVVVYMGSVHSHEASPLKSAYVTAKHGLLGLARVLAKEGAKHNVRSHVVCPGFVRTPLVDKQIPEQAKELCISEEEVVKRVMLGGTVDGVFTTVEDVAQTVLFLSAFETAALTGQSFVVSHGWYMQ
- a CDS encoding patatin-like phospholipase family protein; protein product: MSEIDDNEALQHERKHEEAPPTQRRISLPPYETIALMLQGGGALGAYQAGVYEGLHEADIHPNWIAGISIGAFNTAIIAGNAPEHRVERLREFWETICQPAFGFPLPAFVERAFFDSADVIRKAFTALQAVDALVEGQKGFFVPRFPPPSPVAAGSPQTASYYDTTPLKATLERLCDFDRINSRETRVSVGAVNVATGNFAYFDNTRTRLRAEHFLASGALPPGFAAVEIDGQFYWDGGLMSNTPLYEVAQATPRRDTLAFQVDLWSARGPVPDNVVDVMGRVKDVQYSSRTRLVTDDMQRAQRYRNVLKHVLDLVPEELRDTDEWCRRAAELACSKRYNIIHLIYQQKEYEGQYKDYQFGFSTMREHWETGLADIRRTLAHRDWLDMPNGKSGFVTHDIHRERG
- a CDS encoding low molecular weight protein-tyrosine-phosphatase — translated: MNSIAICFVCLGNICRSPSAEAVMREMVERARLADRIIIDSAGTGDWHIGQPPDERAQRAAKKRGYDLSTLRGRQVAAEDFARFDLFIVMDDANAAALASVCPPQYRDKIRLLMEFASRDDSRVVADPYFGGDDGFERVLDQCEDACEGLLNALRAQLRS
- the iscR gene encoding Fe-S cluster assembly transcriptional regulator IscR codes for the protein MRLTTKGRFAVTAMIDLALRQEQGPVTLAGISQRQRISLSYLEQLFGKLRRHEIVESVRGPGGGYNLARRAENVTVADIIIAVDEPIDATQCGGKGTCEGTKQHDGHCMTHELWATLNQKMVEYLDSVSLKDLVDQQRAREGSAAVLRDRRAEPAGVEAARVVPKGPNSIFNLAG
- a CDS encoding IscS subfamily cysteine desulfurase, with protein sequence MNNDIPHLPIYMDYSATTPIDPRVVDKMIPYLREQFGNPASRSHQYGWDAERAVEEAREQVAALVNADPREIIWTSGATESDNLAIKGAAHFYKSKGKHIITVKTEHKAVLDTCRELEREGYEVTYLDVKEDGLIDLETFKAAIRPDTILVSVMSVNNEIGVIQDIEAIGEITREKGIIFHVDAAQATGKIQIDLQKLKVDLMSFSAHKTYGPKGIGALYVRRKPRVRIEAQMHGGGHERGMRSGTLATHQIVGMGEAFRIAREEMATENERIRMLRDRLLHGLQEIEEVYVNGDMERRVPHNLNISFNFVEGESLIMAVKDVAVSSGSACTSASLEPSYVLRALGRNDELAHSSIRFTVGRFTTEQDVDYVVNLLKSKIAKLRDLSPLWEMHKDGIDISSIQWAAH